The DNA window TACAGCCAGATGTTCATTAATAATCGTGTTTTcaagttaacatgctaaaactTGATCACGTGGGCGAAGGGTATAACTTTCTAAGTCGGCTTAACTTTACCTTGAATCACTATTTCTCTTCTTTGCCGGTGCAGGGTGCGATAATAAAGTAATCATGTGGTTGTAAAAGAACGATTTAGAAGTGTTGACAGCGTTGGTGTCTGTATGAGAAATTGGGTAGTCAGCTGATTTATGTGCAAATCCCTTCAGGAGTGAGCAAATGAGTTGAGTGCCTTAGCTCAAATTGAACACTCAATGAAGCAAACATCCACtctgtgctaacatgctacagtGGCACTTTTTCAACCCCCATTGTGGATTACATTTCAATAGATGGTCAGTTGgcaatgttattgttttattgcctGAATGCAAATTACAAGTTTTTAGAAACTGCAAACACAATGGAATATGGTTAGTGTCTAACTCTAATCACAATGTACATgaactgaatacatttttcgccacacaaaataatgtcaatccactGCATCacccatctatgatgtcatcagcggttgactctgaAATACCAacacaaagcacatttttatagtttaacggttacatttttacatgcataaaacacttAAGCATgaaatgcatatatacatataattaatgaaagggataattaacatttatggttacttttaccttcattgaagatgtgatttTTGACTGCTCCCATAGACAGACATgatgtggcagtgagatcaaccaccaccatcttcctgttttgccatggcTTATTTCTGAGGTATCTCTTGAATTCAGTATTATAGTGTTTttcagcaaataacccaaaatggagcaaaAGAATAATCATTTGGacaaaggtgagaaacactattgaattcaagagtGTGTataacaggaaggtggtgattCATGCGGGTGGCGGGAGTCAAGTGGCAACCATCTTTGAGGCACATTACCGCATCTAGCATGTTGGTGTGTAGCCCTTTGTTACAAACATGATTCGGCAACTGGATCGGCCCGATCTCGTGGTGGAAGCCGATGATATCAGATTTTCAAAAATACAGCTGATTGGCCATCGATCCTGAAGATTGTatcgggacatccctaatgGTGATGTTGATCTCGCTAccacatcatgtctttgggaAGAGTCATGTCTTCAAAGAAGGTagaagtaaccttaaatgttcatttgtttttcatttgtcatttatatgcatttagaattgttttaacAGGAGTTGCTAACAAGGAAGGGCATATTTGAGAACTACATTAGGAACACAGTTTGAGTGGTGCAGTGTTATTACTAACACAACAAGACGAGCAGAATATTGTACTCTAACTGCAAAATGCACTCAAACCAAATGTATGTTTACAGAAAAATGCTCTTTACATTGGAGTGGACACAcgctgaggttccactgtaaaaatgtacaatgaTGGTTGCAACTGTGCTTCCCTCATATTTTGCAGCCTTATTCGGAAATATGtcttttgtatttcttttttttttgttttttttttttgtcccgtccagccattggggcagatagtattgttgatctaaatgcccttacatgctaaacagactGTCACCAATTAATGTCTTTTGTATTTCAAGGGAGATACTTTTTATGACACTGGGGCCATTTTTCTGTCTTTGTGCAGCAATTGTTGAGCCTTGATCTGAAGGATCCGGACAATCAGCTGTCATCGCTCAGCAGAGCAATGAAGACACCAGGCTTCATCAGTCCGCAATGTAGCTGTGACACATCACTCTCCCTCAGCAGCCTTTCCTGCCTCGACACCGGCACCCCAGACAATGTCTTTCTGTCCTCCAACATGTGGGGGCAGCAGCCAGAGAACCATAAACCTTCCCATCCTTCCAGCCAATGGCGTAAGCAAGGCTTTCTGTCTCAGCGCTCGGTCAGCATGGTGGAAACCGGCAGTACCGCAGCAGCAAGTCTAGGCTGGCCTGGCGCAGacatgatgacgatgatgatgaagaacGGCCAGGAAAGCACCAGCCATACTGCACTGAACCCCAGCATGTCTTCATCCACCCCCTCTGTTTCCTCCGCCTCATCCCGCTACAAGACAGAACTGTGTCGCTCTTTTACAGAGAGCGGTATGTGCAAGTATGGAGGGAAGTGCCAGTTTGCCCACGGGCCCGACGAGCTGCGTGATCTTAGCAGACATCCGAAGTACAAGACAGAGCCATGCCGCACCTTCCACACCATCGGCTTCTGCCCCTACGGGATCCGCTGCCACTTTGTCCACAACAacgaggaggaaaaaaatcacCTCTCCCActcctcttcctgtttctcCTCCAGCTTTGCCTCCCAGTCCCTTCCCTCTTCACGCTCCAACAGAATCCCTCTTATCAAACAGAGCATCAGCTTTGCTGGGTTTCCTTCTACTCCACAGCATGCCattgctcctcctcttcctccctccgCCTCTTTCACACGTGCTCAGTCTGCATCTCCTCCTTGTGCCGACATTACTGACCTCCTCTCTCAAGTCTTCTTGGAGATGGAACCTACTACTCTGGAGGCCTCTCCTGCCCCACAGTACCAGCCCCCCGCTGCCGCA is part of the Doryrhamphus excisus isolate RoL2022-K1 chromosome 8, RoL_Dexc_1.0, whole genome shotgun sequence genome and encodes:
- the zgc:114130 gene encoding mRNA decay activator protein ZFP36 codes for the protein MPSYPLDQFAGLDLDKIMCKQLLSLDLKDPDNQLSSLSRAMKTPGFISPQCSCDTSLSLSSLSCLDTGTPDNVFLSSNMWGQQPENHKPSHPSSQWRKQGFLSQRSVSMVETGSTAAASLGWPGADMMTMMMKNGQESTSHTALNPSMSSSTPSVSSASSRYKTELCRSFTESGMCKYGGKCQFAHGPDELRDLSRHPKYKTEPCRTFHTIGFCPYGIRCHFVHNNEEEKNHLSHSSSCFSSSFASQSLPSSRSNRIPLIKQSISFAGFPSTPQHAIAPPLPPSASFTRAQSASPPCADITDLLSQVFLEMEPTTLEASPAPQYQPPAAADPRSRFLPSPDSGCSPSGPSPSLSPSLRQSPSASTLFSQSLGTRSPSYTSLSDQDQDGGSSASPLSGLDSCGGNNEGKRLAVFSQLSVP